The genomic window GAGGGTCAGTCTTTAGTAGCATACAtgaaaagtgaataaaaatccATATAAAACAATATTCAAATAGTTTCCATAGGAACACAGATAATTGTGACCCATCTCCTAGTCATTTCTGTTGCATTTATGTCAAAcctaaactttaaaaaaaccacttaaAAATTCTAGCAAGAATTAAGTTAATGGTCCCCCAAATGCCCTAAATTCAATGACTAACCTTGCAGTTAATTACTAAATATTACCTATACATTAATACTAGCTGAAGCACAAGTTGCTGGATATTCAATTCCGCTTTCCCAGGCACAAGAGAGTGGCAGACTAGCAACATCCTGCTCCTCCACTTCAGCTAGGAACCCTTGCTCCTTGATCTGCTGCATTAGTtgcctagaaagaaaaaaaaaagcaacagtcaAAAAGCATTTCACTACAATGTGCCAAAAAGGAGGtaagcaaagcattttttttttttcactgccaGGGAGCATGAAATGGACTCTTTACTCATCATCTGCAATCCAGACATCATTACCAGCGGGAGGAATCAAAGCAGAGTCTGTGCAGGTCACTTGTGGCTGGCTAGGCTTTAGGGCAAGTGCCAATACCAAGCTGGTTTCACCATTTCTGGGTAGGATCTAGATCTGCAGATTCACCTATATACCTGTAGCTACATCTGTATACCACTTGCATACAGATTTGACGACTTAGTGCTCAATAGTTCAGACTTTCAGACCTATGTCACCAACTATCCCTTATCCCACACCCTCACATTCCTGGGTAACTTGAATTAAGTAAAAGTATGGATGACAGACTAGAAATGTAAAGGAGCTGACCAGTGGGAACTATGCAACTCCTTCCATACTCAGATAGGAGTTGTACTGAAAGACAAGCTCTGAAGAACATCAGTTGACTGAATTTTTTGACTTAAGTTATCTTATACTACAGGCAAGGCAAGAAGTTGTGCTACTACATGGCTCCCCATATACTACTAGCTTTTACTTAGACATATGTAGTTATCTTGTCCCTTATCTTTCACAGTTATCTAGCCACAAATTTAGTTGTACATCTTTATACATGTAGATTACATTCCAAAAAGCTTTTGCCTGTGCTAAAAAGATCTGCAATATAACTTCACTGATACATCCCCCTCAGTTAAGGGCCAGCTTGTATTACAGAATTTTCTtgccaaaacagaaaacatagGTGGTCATGGCTGAAAGAAGGCTGTGGACTTAGATGGTGGTTATGTCTGCATAATTAAGCTCAGCATGCCTCAGACCCAGTATTACATTTTAACAGAAACCCAGTGCTATAGTGGAAAAAGCTAATGATTCTTCTGCAGAGACATTTTTAGTTCAATTACACACAAGTTTGGAGTCTTATGGGAAGTCTAAAAAGCTTCATTTGGTTTGAGAAACACTTCAATTGACAGGAggtttcactaaaaaaaaaatacaagcctTGCTTATAGAGGCAAGGCTAATAAAAGGATGGAGGAAGCTTCCTCTTACTCTTATGGCAGAAATTCCCCTGAACTTAAGCATTTTCAGTAAATCTGAAAGCACCTGAACAGCAAAGTTTATCATGCTTTAGGGTAAACACTGCTGCCCAAATGCTTTCTGCCAGTTTAGTAGAATTCAATACAGAGGTAAGGGCTTCCTCTTATAGGAAACCTCACTTTTATAGAAGATGCAATCCATTAACCTGCCTTGCACAGAAGAGCATCCAAGTTACTTTACTGTTTAAGGTGCAGTTTCAGAGTATCCTTGCACTCAAGAGGTACTCCTGCTTTCTTTGCTTACCTGTTTAACAACTTCCCATGGAGATCTAGCACTCTGCACTGAGCAACGAGCCAAAGCTCAACCTAAACCAAGGAATAGCTCTCAAATAAACACACAGATCATATTGTGAAACAGCACTGCTGAGCGTTCCTGCATCCTACAGTCAGGATTTAGCAAGCTATCAATTTAGAAGACAGCATACTATTAGAACTGTGATTGACTGGTCTCTAATTACTGGTCACAGAAGCTAACTGTAAAGAACCCATGATGATTCTGTATGTTGTGCAAGAGTGAAAAACACCAGCTAGAAGCCCAGAAGAGACTCCTAATATTACCCCTTTTAAAGCACCTCTCCTGGAAGTGAGTACATCAGAGAAAAGAGTAATTGGTAGTGTTAGCATTGTTCTAAGCACACAGCAAAAACCTTCAGAGGTATTGCCTTCTTCCACACCACAAGGAGGTTTTACAAGAGCTACAGCACCAAAACTATGGCCTTGTTTGTTAAGGGTCAGCCAACTGACATGAGCTGTTCACTACAGTCATCTGTATCAAAAGCACTGATGGATCAAGATACTTAATTACTAACCATGCTGGTCTTGACATCACATAGTGTATTGTTGGCCTCTGGAATCCATTGAAAGTAGAAGCTGCTGCAACAGTATAGGCACCCATGTTTTCAAACAGGATCCAGTCACCAACTTGCAACTCTGGCATATTAAAACGCTCAACAATACGATCTAGACCATCACATGTTGGTCCCCATATGCTGCAGGAATAGCAGCTGTCATCTGGTTTAGGCCGCTAAAGAAGAGAGTTGAGCATAATTAGTTTGACTATCAAAACAGAGCTTCCAGAAGTAATATCATTATTAGTATAACATTCCACCttgcagagaagaggaggaagagctgctTGCACGTCCTTCTCCACCCTTGGCTTTGAATTAATTCCACTACATGCTTTTTAAGTCAAACACCAAATTCTGGCAACATGAAGGGAGCAGTGAACTGAGAAGTGACTGCTGTGACAAGGATTCTCCTACATCCATGATACATGACTAGTATGTGACACTTCTGAATGAGCATACCTTTTGCAGAACCGGTTTAACATGTGCGTGATCATACAAGATGCAGTTGAATGATCCATAGACTCCATCATTCACATAGTACATAAGAGTTTTGTCATTTGCATCATCTTCATCTGGAAGAAGTTGAGATACCAGTAAAAGAATGCTTGGAAAGAAACACACAGTTGGCTACAAGTGAAACTAGGTCTAGATTTACATACCATCAGAACCTGTTTGTTCctttaatacaattttttttgcaatgatGTTGACTGCCAGCGTGAATGCCGATGCAACATAGTATCTTCCCGGCTCTGCAATAATATTTATTCCAGAATCCGAAGGAAAGTATTTATCCAGTGCTGGGTTGATTACACTTGTGATCTAGGGAAGAATCAAGTTGCCAACATTAGAACCTCAGCAGTTACTCAGGTGCTATTTTAGAAGTCTGAGATTAAGTCAGACTTTCATGCTCACAATGATATACTAGTCAAGTGTGTAGTAACTATAAGCATATTGTAATCTCTATtgattgcttttgctttctttccccattCAAAGTTTTGTTTGTGATAAAGTTCACACAAAGCAACAAAACACTTGCAGCTTAAAAATTTAAGTGACCAAACAGCTCATGTTTGAGTCTAAAGGAAATCACCCCTCCTAGACTCATTAAACCAGTATTAATGCCCTGCAAGTCCCCACActtcaattttaatttctagTCCACTTGTGGTTCTGCTAATCATGCAATATGCCCCAGCTTACTGCATCCTAAAGAAGTCATCTCATAGGATCTTAAGAATACAGAAGGCTTTGTCATCACCTTTGAAATTCAGTTGCCTTCATCAACAGTTTCCAAGTTCTGAAGTTATCAGTGATTATTAAGCTGCCTCCAACCACAGCAGGACTGTGTTATGCAATGGAGCCCAATGACAAGATCATTTGTTCTTGATACTTCATGTGAGCCAATACTGCACTACGAGAAGCCAGCCTTCATTACGAGGTATTACAAGTGAGACAACGTTAGCCAACATTATTAGCAGAAAACTCACTTTATGTAACTTATTTGCTGTCTCCTTGTGTAAATATGTAACATCATTTAACACCACATTAGGTTAGGCTGGCAGGTGTTCTGACAACACTGCTCTAAGTGGAAGTCCTACTAATACCCAGCCACCTTGtctcttctgaaagcagaactATTTCTGTATGAAAGCAGACTGGAAAACACTGATCAATTAAAAAATGATCCAAAACCTAGTTCTAAACCAGATCAGACAGTGATCTAGTTTGCTGCCATCCAGAAGAACAGTATGGGTTCAAGGACTACCTTTTCACCCTATTTGGGAGCGCTGCCAATCCAGATAGTCTGAAGTACAGCATGAACTGGAAGAAGTCCATGCCAGTAAGAATCAAGCCTGCAGTTAAAACCTGCTTTAGAAGTTTGATATCTCCGCATGTTTATGCAGTCATTTAGCTATGTATTGAACGGGTTCATCCAATTCTCAGTTTTGAGAttaattcctcttttcctctaaattaattttctgaccAAGCAGACAAATTTTCTTGCAAATGTGTCTGCATGCACATAGAAAAAGCAAGATTTTCTTTAATCCAGATCAACATTCACAAAGACTCCACAACCTGAGAAGTTCTTAGCAAAGCTGTACCTCTTCAAATTTGAGCTTGACGTCTTCAGAGCCAGGGAAGCCACCACCAATATCAAGCAGATACATATTGAAGCCAAGTTCAGCCTAAAATGAGATTAATGGCAACACTGTCAAGAAAGCAGTTCCTAGTTTATCATTTTAGCTTAGAAAAGTAATGTAAAGTCATTTCATTAATACTTAGAACAGAGCTAACGCATTGTGTTCAAGTAATAGTCACTTGAGTTTGAGCTGCTGATTTTAGCACGTCTGTAGATGAGTTTTGCAGAACTGCTCAAAGTACACCATCATTGCCTCAAAAATTCTGACAACATGAAATTAGCAACTTAGCTAGCTTTTAACCCTGTAACAATTTTACATGTCATTGAGTTTTGCCACAACAGCTGAGCAGTAGTTCCAGATAAAGTAGAACTAGACTTACTCCCATATCAAACACACAGCGGGCATCGGAAATGGCTTGAACAAAGGTCTCTGGGTCTGTACATCCACTTCCAACATGGAAACTATGAAGAGATACAAAGTATCAGTTGCTATTCGGCAAATTACACAAGAAGTTTATATAAAACTCAAGTCACCATATGCAGAGGCGTCTCTGTTGTCAGACAGACCGTTTAAAGAAATCTTATTTAATGCGACTGTATTTTGATATTATCAACTCACCTAACTCCAATGATGGCAAGGTCAAGTTCCTTTGCACGCTCCAGAAGAAGCCTGCTGGTCTTAAGTGTAGCTCCAAATTTAACACTCAAGCGACAAACTGCTTTGGAGTCATCAGTTGTAATGCGCAAGACTAAcctagaaataattaaaaatgaggGTTTAAGTTCCTGTATAAAAGACATTGTTATCAGGCAGGTATATGACCTTAGAATGAGTCTGAGCTTAAACATACAAGCTTTCCTGTCTGTCTCTTCCTAATGTGTCAGTAAGCTATAAAGGATTAGATTTCACGAGCTAAAAGTAGGTTTATTTTCTCATAATTTTGCAGCCTATCTTAACTAATGAAGAAGTAGTATCACCATAACAGCAGATGTTTCCGTAACTTGGGAAACCAAGTAAGAATTATAGAACAATTAGCATAACTTACTTGGCTTTTGGATGGGCCCTTGCAACTTTCATTAGTTCCACTTCACTATCAAATGTCATCATCTGTACACCACTGCTGGCAGCATGTTTGATTTGAGATACTTGTTTGCAGGGATTTGCATATATTATTCGCTCAGGAGGTACACCAATACTCTGTACCAGCTGTATTTCCGTCTGAAGAAAGAACAGATTACATTTGTAAAAGATACTTCTAGATGGATGATCAAACTAGTCAGTACTACAAAAGCGACACCACTTGGTTATGCTTAATTTTATATGAACACATCTTGTAAAACTGAACATATACTAATGTCACAGACGAGAACACAATCAAGATCTTACCTTACTGGCACAATCAAATCCTGCCCCAAGAACAGCAAGTGTCTTCACTACAGCTTTGCTGTCGTTACATTTTACAGCATAGAAGGGGGTTACCCGAGGAAGGGCTTTATGCCATCGCATGTGCTTCTTTACAATGTCCCCGAGGTCAGCAACATAGAAGGCATCTTTATCATCCTAGAGCAAATACACATCTTAAAGTTACAAACAATGGATAACAGGATAAGTCTAGAGGTCAGCATGTGAGGAAGAGGTTGCCTTGCAGAAGATCTGCAAAGACAATTTGTTCCATTAGTTTACAAATTTGTAGTGTCACAAAATGCAGTGATTTTCCTATCATACTTACAGAAGATGacacttcatttattttttggtcAAGGATATCCTTGGCAGTAAAGCCTTCGTCAAGAAAGGTGAATTCAAATTCTTCATTGCTGAAGCTACTCATGATTTCCGAGATTTCAGGTTTACGTGAAAGGATTTAAGTGCAAACTGTtgatataaaaaaaccccattcatTACTTCACTTAAATTCATATGGTTTACATTCACTACTTCGCTTAAATTCATATAGTCATTATATGACCACTACATCATGGTCATGTAATTTACAATTATACAATTTCTACTGTGATCACCAATAGCACCGTAGATTAGGAACTTACACAGATGACAGATCAGATTTAATCAGAACCAAGGAGGCACTCCACAAAATAATCTTGCTAGCTTGAAGGCAAGTTCTCTCCTCTGTTCAGCACTGTATGATGTACTCAAcctattcaaagaaaaaaaatcaaataaatactGTCAGATATTATTCTATTAATCTAAGTCCCTGGAAGTTTCCACTGTCTTCCTTCACCTCCACATCAGTGCTGTTAATATTATGGCTAGTGCCAGCGCCAACCTACTTACCACTTCTTTTTAACAACTCTTCAGCAGTACTGTAACTCACCAGTTTCTGGGAAAAGGGCTGTTACTACAGACAGAATATGAGGATGTTACTGACTTTGAGTAGTAACAACTCTCACTAGCTCAAAGCCAGTTGAATATCTGGATTCTCACTACAGTTCAGACTATGCATAAACCAGCCATGAGATCAGGGCTTTCCTTGAAGTTGCTGTGTTGAAGGTTAGAGCTTCCCTGTTCTACCCATGACCTCCAGGCTACATAAAAACCCCCTCAGCTGTCAGGAGTAGCAGATACACACTAAAAGAGTGGTTCCTAACTGATCTGCAGACAAAGTCTTAACAGCAATCCCAATTAACACCTTGTAACAGGATTTTACAGTAGTCCATAACAAATCTTCATTGTTAACAGAAATCTACCAGCCAAGTAGAAAGTCCCTTGAGAACCAGAACTAAAGAGCAAAAGCACATTCCTCTGACATCCAAGACCTATGAAGTCCAAGGCAAAGTGTATGGGTCATCCTTTTTCTGGGTAGTTCAAATAGAGAATGACAGTCTACTCCATTAAGCTGTTAACTCAAGCAGAAGTGTGTGCTACCTTTTAAAGACCTCAGCATTGCAAGTGACTCATCGGGAAGATATGGTTTCATGTAACCGGGTCcagccctcttcctcctctcagcATTTTTTACACTCCATCTAGTCATACAGATTCAGACTGAAGATTATGCAAACTCTAAATTATTCACTAATCTTTAGTTACATCACTGTTCCCTCTATTTTCAAGAAGGCTGGCTATAAACCATATGAAAAACAACTTATGTTTTACAGCTGTTACGTATTAATGCGGTTCTAAGACCAACAGAATCATTCATTCCATACACTGTGAATACCAGAATCCATTAAACTTTATCCACTGCATGACTTTGAAAAGTCAGCGATTACAGAATTTCATTTCAGCCTTCAGAAACATATGGCACCTGAGCTGCCAGTGTCAAGAACTACTCCACATCTTTTGATCAATTATCACTTGAGACACAAACCAGATTTGAGATTCAAACTAGATTAAGCTTTAACTctaatgaaataaaacccaacacTCCACCAAGCCTCATTCTCCCCCTGCTCTCATTCATACGCAGTGTTAATTCTCCCAGAAGCTGGATTAAAGTCTTCTCTTAAAAGCCTCTTTGAAAGGACCTTaagaaacagcaaattaaacacTTCTCAGGAAGCTGTTTGTTACTAAAGAGAAGCCGCATCTTATTGTACAACGATTTCAACAAGAtgctgcagctttgcagaaagcagTTCAGGGACTTCTAGCTGTGGTTAAGAAGAGGAACACCATCAGGAAGAATTTGGTTtatccccccccgcccccgcgctGCATGAAAAGCACTTTTCCTAATAACCTCTAAAAGGCGAATTACTTTTGCCGAACCCAGCAGACTTTGTTAAGAAGTTCTTGCAAGCTTTCCATCTCTGCCTTATTGTACAATTTTAACTACAGTGTAATTACACAGAATATAGACAGCGCATGATCATGTAGATGCAAATTGTAGCCTCCCAGTGTATATTTCTATTTGGACTGCGTGGAAAGTGTCTGCAGCTTCCCAGAAGAAAGGCAATTTGTGCTCATTTATAAGTTGTTCTCCAGAACATTCCCTTATTCAGCAGCTGTATTTAGACACAGCTGAGTCACGCCTGCAGGCTCTGTACTCAAATACCAAAGCTGCGTCTAGAAAGGATGCCCGAGGCCCTCCTGACCCTGGAGTTAGCAGATCGCTGCTGACTGCTGTCGGGAAGGAAGCGGCGGCCTGCCCGAATCTCACCGACCCTCCTTCTCCCTGTGAATCCATACGGACCCTTAGCTGGGTCGGCCACCCGGCTCGGCTCGGGCTCTGCTGCCGGACTCGGCAGCGGGGCAATGCACCCTCCAGCCTCTGACGAGGCTTCCCGAGGAGGCATTTCAGTTAACCTCCTGGGGGACGTCTTTATTAAAGCCTACTTCTTCTTGCAGCCCGGCCCCCCACCCCCGAGACCCGCGGAGGGACCAGCGCCCCGCGGGAGAGAAGGGCTCCCGCCTCAGGCCAGCGCCCCGCGCCAGGGCGCCGAGCCGCCTTGCGCAAGGGCGAGGAAGGGCGCCCCGAGCCATGTTCCTGCCACGCAcctgcctctccccaccccGGAAGCAGCCCGGCGGCCACGGCGGGGCCGTCCCCTCCCCCGCCTCCGGGACGCGCCGCCAACACCTCCCCAGGCAAGCCGGCCTGACCCGTTCGCAGCCGCCCGCAGCCCgccttctcccccccccgccccgctggggctggggatTCCCCGGGCGCGGAGGGAGGCCCCGTGCCCGGCGGCAGGAGCCGGCGCCCAGCCCGGTCCGCTTGGCAGCGGCCCCGGAGACACGTGGCCCCGCGCCGGCCGGCTTCCGCCGCGcgcgccctccccgccgcgcGCCCCGGCCCCttccgctccgctccccgccgcggcccggcgcggcACAGCGCAGCGcaccccgccgccgctcgcctcGCCTCACCCCAGCTCAGGCAGCGGTGGCGGGACTGCTGACGAGCCTCGGTGGCGGCGGCCGGTCCCCTCGCTCCgagccgcctcctcctcctcctgcgaGCCGGGCGCGGTGCGAGGAGCCGGGCGGGAGGCGCCCTGCCGCCTGAGGAGGAGCGGGGCTGGCGGAGCGAGCGGGGCGCCGCGGCTGACAAAGCTTCGCCACCGCCGCCGCGCTCCTATATATAGGGCAGCCGGCGTCGCTATGGCGACGCACCAGCTCAAACCAGCCCCGATCGGCTGGGACCGGGTAGGGACTCTGGCCGGCCGCTATTGTGACGTCGGCGGCGAACACGCGCAGGGCGCGCCacgcccccccgcccgccccgcccacCCCTGCCCTTGCCGTGCGCTGAGCGCGTCGGGCCTCTGCAGCAGGCTGCGCTGCGGCTCCCCCCGCGGGCGCCCCCCGGGTCCCCTTCCCCCGGGGGGTCCGCAGGGCGCGCGCTCCTGCAGGGTGACAGGCGCgatcccagccctgcccgctaCCAGCAGGTGCAGGGACCTcgctgccccggcccccagGACAGCACCCTTGCGCGCCCTGCTTGACGTGGCAACGCGGCCGCAGGACGCCGGCTGCAAGCCGTGCTTTTGGCAGATGCCGGAGAAAGGAAGCGCTGGGCCGGGGGCCCTGGAGCACCACGCGAGTGGCATCGGTGGGGTGACGCTTCAGAAGTGTTTGTCCCCCCTGAAGCCGTCCCGTTTGCGCGGCACTCGCAGCCCCTGTGGTTCACGTCTgggtgctggctgctgcccgCAGCGGTGCTGCCCCTGCCTCCGTCCCTGCCCGCTGAGGGTGTTACCCAAAACACTTCGCGTAACACTGGCcacatctttttcctttgcttttgctttgacGCTGATACCTGTTTCCGCTGTAAGGTTGTTTTGTCTCCCTGCGTGCtaacttgtttaaaaaatgagctTTGGGGGAAGTTGTAAGCAGGTGTACGCTTCTTTTAGCCCACTTCTGCTTTTGCCCTGGAACGACTGCCATGCCGAAAAGGGGATTTGTACACCCTGCCAGCTCTGGGGCATTTGCAGGAAACCTTTCTGCAGCCCACACTGCAGGACGGAGCTCGGGGCACTCCTGCTCCCCACCTCCAAATCACCGGTGCCTATTTTAATTAAGAGCGAATGGAGGGCCATGGCTTTCTGAAGGCAGAGACGTTTGGCCAGACCCTGCCCTTCTGCACAGCTGCCGGGTGGGCACCGCGCTGTGGGGAAAACCCTCGGCCCCACATGGGGAAAGGTGAGGGGGAACGCCGGCTGCTGCGGGGCATGGCATCCTGTTGTGGAGGTACACTGGCCCGCTGGCCTCAGAAGTCCCGTCCTCTCCCACCGAGCCCAGCTGGAAAACTCGCCGTGTTTGGGCAGAATCGAATTGATGGGATGTCCTTGtccccctccagctgctggagctggggcgggggggaaggctGAGGCTGCACAAGAATCCCTTGAAGGAGTAAAATAAAGGATAACACCAAGATCAAGCAGATAAGAAACAAAAGGCGAGCTGGGCCACAGCCAAAAGAAATGtctggggacagagctggctttggttaaaataattaaatgaaagaaggaacaaaagctcctaaaagattttaaaaaatatatttagtgtgtgtgcatgtggccacacacacaggcacaaatTGGGGAAGGTTTTCTAAATAACAGCAAGCAGGCAGTGGGGAAAACTGTCCCAGTGTGTAGCATCCACATCAGCTGGTCCCCAGGGCGCTACCTTCCCTTGACAGCAATTCCCCGTCGCTGCAGGAGCATTGCCTGTGGCAAGACAACTCATCAAAACCCGGAGGAGTTTCACACCCCCTCCTCTGCCAGTTAACGGGACAAATAACAGGGCTCGCAAGCCTCTAGATTTGGCTCCATGGGCAGCAGATGCAATTTAGGTGTTGGAAAAGCAGCCGAAGAGGGAAGCGAAGGGCTGTGCCACCACCGCAGGAGCCCAGCTGCTCGCTGAGCTGGCGGAAAAGTGTGGACTGAGGCTGGGATGGGGACGGTGGCCCTTATCCGGCCCCAGCCCTCCACCACATCCCTGGTACTGGCTGTCgcccccccctctccccttccactctccagctggggctgggggagagccCACGGCTCCGTCCCCACTGGGATCTGGGTTCACCAGCCTTGGCTGACGCGGGAGGGCAGCCACTGCTGGGGGGCACCAGCACCGCTCAGGTACGGATGTGAGACGACATGGAGCTGTACCTGAGCCTGGAGAGTGAAGGCAGAGATGGGCTGGACTCCAAGCAAAAAGAGGCAGCAAGAACTACTCTGGGGTGCAATTATCCGAGGAACTGATGGACTCATTAGCTGTTTGCAGGTGATTGATGTTATATAATTAATGTTGTATCAGCTTCGCAGAAGGATGGGATTACCAGAATGTTTTATTCCCCTCCCAGTTTTTGTCTCTGGAGGCTCCTTGAGAGCTGCTGGTGGCAAGGGGTGGCTGTGAGGGGCACAAGGTTTGCAGGACGTGCCTCAGTACAAGGAGGGAAGGGATCTGGCCCTGGGTCTCCGTGCTGGGGGACAGCCAAGGACAGCCTTCAGGCACATCAGACGAGAGCAAGGAGGCATATGCTTTGCTGCCCATTTTCTGGCTAGTGCCCTGAGGTCCTGGCCAAGCTGCTCTGAAGGGCGTGAGGAGCTGCACAGGTCCACGGGTGACAAAAACAGAGCAGATCCTGGGTCTGAAGGGCAGGGAgatgctcctgcagctcctcgcAAATCACCACAGTTATGTGGgccaaaaatgttttccaga from Gavia stellata isolate bGavSte3 chromosome 2, bGavSte3.hap2, whole genome shotgun sequence includes these protein-coding regions:
- the ODC1 gene encoding ornithine decarboxylase, coding for MSSFSNEEFEFTFLDEGFTAKDILDQKINEVSSSDDKDAFYVADLGDIVKKHMRWHKALPRVTPFYAVKCNDSKAVVKTLAVLGAGFDCASKTEIQLVQSIGVPPERIIYANPCKQVSQIKHAASSGVQMMTFDSEVELMKVARAHPKAKLVLRITTDDSKAVCRLSVKFGATLKTSRLLLERAKELDLAIIGVSFHVGSGCTDPETFVQAISDARCVFDMGAELGFNMYLLDIGGGFPGSEDVKLKFEEITSVINPALDKYFPSDSGINIIAEPGRYYVASAFTLAVNIIAKKIVLKEQTGSDDEDDANDKTLMYYVNDGVYGSFNCILYDHAHVKPVLQKRPKPDDSCYSCSIWGPTCDGLDRIVERFNMPELQVGDWILFENMGAYTVAAASTFNGFQRPTIHYVMSRPAWQLMQQIKEQGFLAEVEEQDVASLPLSCAWESGIEYPATCASASINV